A part of Rhodamnia argentea isolate NSW1041297 chromosome 8, ASM2092103v1, whole genome shotgun sequence genomic DNA contains:
- the LOC115744738 gene encoding rac-like GTP-binding protein ARAC1, with translation MSASRFIKCVTVGDGAVGKTCLLISYTSNTFPTDYVPTVFDNFSANVVVNGSTVNLGLWDTAGQEDYNRLRPLSYRGADVFILAFSLISKASYENVSKKWIPELKHYAPGVPIILVGTKLDLRDDKQFFIDHPGSVPITTQQGEELRKLIGAPAYLECSSKTQQNVKGVFDAAIRVVLQPPKQKKKKSKAQKACSIL, from the exons aTGAGCGCATCGAGGTTCATCAAGTGCGTCACTGTCGGCGACGGTGCCGTTGGTAAAACTTGCTTGTTGATTTCTTATACCAGCAACACTTTCCCCACG GACTATGTGCCAACGGTGTTTGACAATTTTAGTGCAAATGTGGTGGTTAATGGAAGTACTGTCAATTTGGGATTGTGGGATACTGCTG GACAAGAGGATTATAACAGATTAAGACCTCTAAGTTACCGCGGAGCAGATGTTTTCATACTTGCTTTCTCTCTCATAAGCAAGGCCAGCTATGAAAATGTTTCTAAGAAG TGGATTCCAGAATTAAAGCATTATGCACCTGGTGTGCCCATAATTCTCGTGGGAACCAAGCTGG ATTTGCGAGATGATAAGCAGTTCTTTATAGACCATCCTGGTTCAGTGCCTATTACGACCCAGCAG GGAGAGGAATTAAGGAAGCTGATTGGAGCTCCTGCATACCTTGAATGCAGTTCGAAAACCCAACAG AATGTGAAGGGCGTCTTTGACGCAGCCATAAGGGTTGTGCTTCAACCaccaaaacagaagaaaaagaagagcaaaGCACAAAAAGCCTGCTCAATATTGTGA